A single window of Microbispora hainanensis DNA harbors:
- a CDS encoding lysylphosphatidylglycerol synthase domain-containing protein — METIAAETEMATGRASLSRVVMSLISLALAAGLISFLPHLTGVTWGQLDERLVRVGWGAMAVLTGVWLAGLWAYSNVVSESLPGLSRRRALLVNCVGSGASNVLPFGGAVGVAMTVAMMTRWGFGRRPVAASAVVTGVWNLLSRFLLPAVGLVCLLGAGYMPDRQLAAAAGVGGVLLIGVVVAMSAALRREAVADLLGRGLDRLVRFLRLRREPCVRDFLLDLRHSTIEITRTRWPRLTLGMVGYMALQCVLFVGCLHVTGAEVAVPEAVAAFAINRVLTTAVITPGGSGISESATALALIGFGVAPGAAAAAVLLFWFFAHLIEIPVGWFAWGIWSLTTRPRS, encoded by the coding sequence GTGGAGACCATCGCGGCGGAGACGGAGATGGCGACGGGTCGCGCGTCCCTGAGCAGGGTCGTCATGTCGCTGATCTCCCTGGCGCTGGCGGCCGGGCTCATCTCGTTCCTCCCTCACCTCACCGGAGTCACCTGGGGGCAGCTCGACGAGCGCCTGGTGCGGGTCGGCTGGGGCGCGATGGCGGTGCTCACGGGGGTGTGGCTGGCCGGGCTGTGGGCGTACTCGAACGTCGTGAGCGAGTCGCTGCCCGGGTTGAGCAGGCGCCGGGCGCTGCTGGTCAACTGCGTCGGCAGCGGCGCCAGCAATGTGCTGCCGTTCGGCGGGGCCGTGGGCGTGGCCATGACCGTCGCCATGATGACCAGGTGGGGCTTCGGACGGCGGCCGGTGGCGGCCTCCGCGGTAGTGACCGGGGTGTGGAACCTGCTGTCCCGCTTCCTGCTCCCCGCCGTGGGGCTCGTCTGCCTGCTCGGCGCGGGATACATGCCGGACCGTCAACTGGCGGCGGCCGCCGGGGTCGGCGGCGTGCTGCTCATCGGCGTGGTCGTCGCCATGTCGGCCGCACTCCGCCGGGAGGCGGTGGCCGACCTGCTGGGGCGGGGCCTGGACCGGCTGGTCCGATTCCTTCGGCTCAGGCGTGAGCCGTGCGTCCGCGACTTCCTGCTCGACCTGCGTCACTCCACCATCGAGATCACTCGTACGCGCTGGCCCCGGCTCACGCTCGGCATGGTCGGCTACATGGCGCTGCAGTGCGTTCTGTTCGTCGGGTGTCTGCACGTGACCGGCGCCGAGGTCGCCGTCCCCGAGGCGGTCGCGGCGTTCGCGATCAACCGGGTGCTGACCACCGCGGTCATCACGCCCGGCGGGTCGGGGATCAGTGAGTCGGCGACCGCGCTCGCGTTGATCGGCTTCGGCGTCGCACCGGGGGCGGCCGCGGCGGCGGTGCTGCTGTTCTGGTTCTTCGCCCATCTGATCGAGATCCCCGTCGGCTGGTTCGCCTGGGGCATCTGGTCGCTGACCACGCGCCCACGGTCGTGA
- a CDS encoding neutral zinc metallopeptidase produces the protein MDFRDDVDLDASQVEEGGGGFPGGGLAIGGGAIGVVALVVALLLGVNPADLLSGGGSSSGGSTGARPASDLSAQCKKGSDADQSEKCRVVGVVNSVQAYWRDAFAERGKEPYRIARTVLFTNAVSTGCGQASSAVGPFYCPADSKVYLDLGFFAELESQFGAKGGPFAQAYVIGHEYGHHVQNLLGTTRRVGGGSQGAGSASVRLELQADCYAGVWAKNAVDTGFYASPFTAADIKEALDAAAAVGDDRIQQRTRGRVDPEGWTHGSSQQRVKWFTTGYETGSPARCDTFSGAI, from the coding sequence ATGGACTTCCGCGATGACGTCGACCTCGACGCGTCTCAGGTGGAGGAGGGCGGCGGCGGGTTCCCGGGCGGCGGGCTCGCGATCGGCGGCGGCGCCATCGGTGTCGTCGCCCTGGTCGTCGCCCTGCTCCTGGGCGTCAACCCGGCCGATCTTCTCAGCGGTGGAGGCTCCTCGTCAGGCGGGTCCACGGGCGCGCGCCCGGCCTCGGACCTGAGCGCCCAGTGCAAGAAGGGCAGCGACGCGGACCAGTCGGAGAAGTGCCGCGTGGTGGGTGTGGTCAACAGCGTCCAGGCATACTGGCGCGACGCCTTCGCCGAGCGGGGCAAGGAGCCGTACCGCATCGCGCGCACCGTGCTGTTCACCAACGCCGTGAGCACCGGTTGCGGCCAGGCGAGCTCGGCCGTCGGCCCCTTCTACTGCCCGGCCGACAGCAAGGTCTATCTCGACCTCGGCTTCTTCGCGGAGCTGGAGAGCCAGTTCGGCGCCAAGGGCGGGCCGTTCGCGCAGGCGTACGTGATCGGGCACGAGTACGGCCACCACGTGCAGAACCTCCTCGGCACCACCCGGCGGGTCGGCGGCGGCAGCCAGGGCGCCGGCAGCGCCTCCGTACGGCTGGAGCTTCAGGCCGACTGCTACGCGGGAGTGTGGGCGAAGAACGCGGTCGACACGGGGTTCTACGCGAGCCCGTTCACCGCGGCGGACATCAAGGAGGCGCTGGACGCCGCGGCGGCCGTCGGCGACGACAGGATCCAGCAGCGCACCCGCGGCAGGGTGGACCCCGAGGGGTGGACACACGGTAGCTCCCAGCAGCGGGTGAAGTGGTTCACCACGGGATACGAGACGGGCTCCCCCGCCCGATGTGACACGTTCTCCGGCGCCATCTGA
- a CDS encoding class I SAM-dependent methyltransferase, translating into MMNERSLRETREFFAAKAATWEEKYPDDGPVFAAAIAEMALPSGGLVLDAGCGTGRAFPLLRDAVGPAGRVVGMDVTPEMIRSARDRGRAEFGLLLIADVERLPLGDGVADGVLASGLISHVPRPAAVLAELARVTRPGGRLALFHPVGRAVLAARRGRTLTPDDIRAEHNIRPLLEAAGWTLLDYHDTDERYLALARR; encoded by the coding sequence ATGATGAACGAACGATCCCTCCGCGAGACCCGGGAGTTCTTCGCCGCGAAGGCGGCCACCTGGGAGGAGAAGTATCCCGACGACGGCCCGGTCTTCGCCGCCGCGATCGCCGAGATGGCCCTGCCGTCCGGGGGCCTGGTCCTCGACGCCGGATGCGGCACCGGCCGCGCGTTCCCCCTGCTGCGCGACGCCGTCGGGCCCGCCGGGCGGGTGGTGGGCATGGACGTCACCCCGGAGATGATCCGGTCGGCCCGCGACCGGGGACGTGCCGAGTTCGGACTGCTGCTGATCGCCGACGTCGAACGGCTCCCGCTCGGTGACGGTGTGGCCGACGGCGTGCTGGCCTCCGGGCTGATCTCCCACGTTCCGCGGCCGGCGGCCGTGCTGGCCGAGCTGGCCCGGGTGACCCGCCCCGGCGGGCGGCTGGCGCTGTTCCACCCCGTGGGCCGTGCGGTGCTCGCGGCCCGGCGTGGCCGCACCCTGACCCCCGACGACATCCGGGCCGAGCACAACATCCGTCCCCTGCTGGAGGCCGCCGGCTGGACGCTGCTCGACTACCACGACACCGACGAGCGGTATCTGGCACTGGCTCGCAGATGA
- a CDS encoding TOBE domain-containing protein → MTTFRISEAAAVLGVSADTVRRLVDGGRLAAHRDENGHRLIAGTDLAAYARAQTEADERTGISSARNRLRGIVTEVIRDAVMAQVEIAAGPFRVVSLMSRQAADELGLEPGVMAVAVVKSTNVVVEIPGHARVASQ, encoded by the coding sequence GTGACGACGTTCCGGATCAGCGAGGCGGCCGCGGTGCTCGGCGTCAGCGCCGACACCGTGCGGCGTCTCGTCGACGGGGGCCGGCTCGCCGCGCACCGCGACGAGAACGGCCATCGCCTGATCGCCGGCACCGATCTCGCCGCGTACGCGCGGGCGCAGACCGAGGCGGACGAGCGCACCGGCATCTCATCGGCGCGCAACCGCTTGCGCGGGATCGTGACCGAGGTGATCAGGGACGCGGTGATGGCCCAGGTGGAGATCGCCGCCGGGCCGTTCCGCGTGGTCTCGCTGATGAGCCGCCAGGCGGCCGACGAGCTCGGCCTTGAGCCGGGGGTGATGGCGGTGGCCGTCGTCAAGTCCACCAACGTCGTCGTCGAGATCCCCGGCCACGCGCGCGTCGCGAGTCAGTAG
- the modA gene encoding molybdate ABC transporter substrate-binding protein: MLGRLCLVAVLASVLSVAACGSSSSDTAAPASSAAAGKSLTVFAAASLTETFTELGKQFESTHSGTKVTFNFGSSATLAQQITQGAPADVFAAASPATMKTVTDAGLASAPTVFVKNTLQIAVPEDNPAKVESLKDLTDPKVKIALCAEQVPCGAAAVKALDAAGLKVTPVTLEQDVKATLTKVQLGEVDAALVYRTDVIASGGKVRGIDFPEAAQAVNDYPIAALATAPAPDLAEQFVDLVLSQQGRDVLTKAGFQAP, from the coding sequence GTGCTCGGACGTCTCTGCCTGGTCGCCGTCCTCGCCTCGGTGCTGAGCGTGGCGGCGTGCGGCTCGTCCTCCTCGGACACGGCCGCTCCCGCCTCCTCCGCCGCCGCCGGGAAATCGCTGACGGTGTTCGCCGCGGCGTCCCTGACCGAGACGTTCACCGAGCTGGGCAAACAGTTCGAGAGCACCCACTCCGGCACGAAGGTCACCTTCAACTTCGGGTCGAGCGCGACGCTGGCGCAGCAGATCACGCAGGGCGCCCCCGCCGACGTCTTCGCCGCCGCGAGCCCGGCCACCATGAAGACGGTCACCGACGCGGGGCTGGCCTCCGCGCCCACCGTGTTCGTCAAGAACACGCTCCAGATCGCCGTCCCCGAGGACAACCCGGCCAAGGTCGAGTCGCTCAAGGACCTGACCGACCCGAAGGTCAAGATCGCCCTGTGCGCCGAGCAGGTGCCCTGCGGCGCGGCGGCGGTCAAGGCGCTCGACGCGGCGGGCCTCAAGGTCACTCCCGTCACCTTGGAGCAGGACGTCAAGGCGACGCTCACCAAGGTGCAGCTCGGCGAGGTCGACGCGGCGCTCGTCTACCGCACCGACGTGATCGCCTCCGGCGGGAAGGTCAGGGGCATCGACTTCCCCGAAGCCGCCCAGGCCGTCAACGACTATCCGATCGCGGCGCTCGCCACGGCGCCCGCACCCGATCTGGCCGAGCAGTTCGTCGATCTCGTGCTGTCGCAGCAGGGCAGGGACGTGCTGACGAAGGCCGGTTTCCAGGCGCCGTGA
- the modB gene encoding molybdate ABC transporter permease subunit gives MPWPLLVPALAGLAFLVLPLAGLLVRAPWATLPGRLAEPRVLEALRLSLVTATIATVVCLLLGVPLAWLLARTTLPGRRVLRALVTVPLVLPPVVGGVALLLVLGRRGLVGQWLYDAFGVSLPFTTTGVVVAEAFVAMPFLVIAVEGALRAADQRYEEAAATLGASRWTVFRRVTLPMVAPGVLAGAVLCWARALGEFGATITFAGNFPGRTQTMPLAVYLALETDPDAAIVLSLVLLAVSVIVLAGLRDRWVGAA, from the coding sequence ATGCCGTGGCCGCTGCTGGTGCCCGCGCTCGCGGGGCTGGCCTTCCTCGTCCTCCCGCTGGCCGGGCTGCTGGTCCGCGCCCCGTGGGCGACCCTGCCGGGGCGGCTGGCCGAGCCCCGGGTGCTGGAGGCCCTGCGGCTCTCCCTGGTGACCGCGACCATCGCGACCGTCGTCTGCCTGCTGCTCGGCGTGCCCCTCGCCTGGCTCCTGGCCCGTACGACGCTGCCGGGGAGGCGGGTGCTGCGCGCGCTGGTCACCGTGCCGCTCGTGCTGCCGCCGGTCGTCGGCGGCGTCGCACTGCTGCTGGTGCTCGGCCGCCGCGGGCTCGTCGGCCAGTGGCTGTACGACGCCTTCGGCGTCTCCCTGCCGTTCACCACCACCGGAGTCGTCGTCGCGGAGGCGTTCGTCGCCATGCCGTTCCTCGTCATCGCCGTGGAGGGGGCGCTGCGCGCGGCCGACCAGCGTTATGAGGAGGCCGCCGCGACGCTGGGGGCCTCCCGCTGGACGGTCTTCCGCCGGGTCACCCTGCCCATGGTCGCCCCCGGCGTGCTGGCCGGCGCCGTGCTGTGCTGGGCCCGCGCGCTCGGCGAGTTCGGGGCGACCATCACCTTCGCCGGGAACTTCCCGGGCCGCACGCAGACCATGCCGCTGGCCGTCTATCTGGCGCTGGAGACCGATCCGGACGCAGCCATCGTGCTCAGCCTGGTGCTGCTCGCGGTCTCGGTGATCGTGCTGGCCGGGCTGCGCGACCGCTGGGTGGGCGCGGCATGA
- a CDS encoding ABC transporter ATP-binding protein, translated as MSVKAHLVVERPAFRLDLRISAAAGEVVALLGPNGAGKTTALRALAGLTALNGGRVELDGAEVHHLPPERRGIGVVFQDYLLFPHLSALDNVAFGPRCQGLGKAAARRVAAELLDRVGLAGHAHVRPGRLSGGQAQRVALARALAVRPRLLLLDEPLAALDAHTRLEIRAELRRHLADFDGATILVTHDALDAMVLAHRLVVIENGAVVQTGTPSEIARHPRTDYVARLVGLNLYRGQADGDQVVVGEVRFSSAERLTGPAFVAFPPSAVALYRSRPDGSPRNLWQAVIDGIERHGDHVRVHLRGPIPLLADVTPAAAADLDLTPGRDVWAAVKATETHAYPA; from the coding sequence ATGAGCGTGAAGGCCCATCTGGTCGTCGAACGTCCCGCCTTCCGGCTGGATCTGCGGATCAGCGCGGCGGCCGGTGAGGTGGTGGCGCTGCTCGGCCCCAACGGCGCGGGCAAGACGACCGCGCTGCGCGCCCTCGCCGGGCTCACCGCCCTGAACGGCGGGCGCGTCGAGCTGGACGGCGCCGAGGTGCACCACCTGCCGCCGGAACGCCGCGGGATCGGCGTGGTCTTCCAGGACTACCTGCTGTTCCCGCACCTGTCCGCCCTCGACAACGTCGCCTTCGGGCCCCGCTGCCAGGGGCTCGGCAAGGCCGCGGCCCGCCGGGTCGCCGCCGAGCTGCTCGATCGCGTCGGGCTCGCCGGCCACGCCCACGTCCGTCCCGGGCGGCTGTCCGGAGGCCAGGCGCAGCGCGTCGCGCTCGCCCGCGCTCTTGCCGTACGGCCCCGCCTGCTGCTGCTGGACGAGCCGCTGGCCGCCCTCGACGCGCACACCCGGCTGGAGATCCGGGCCGAGCTGCGCCGCCACCTGGCCGACTTCGACGGCGCGACCATCCTGGTCACCCACGACGCGCTCGACGCGATGGTCCTGGCCCACCGGCTCGTGGTGATCGAGAACGGCGCCGTCGTGCAGACCGGCACGCCGAGCGAGATCGCCCGTCATCCGCGTACGGACTACGTCGCCCGCCTCGTCGGCCTCAACCTCTATCGGGGGCAGGCCGACGGCGATCAGGTCGTCGTGGGCGAGGTGCGCTTCAGCAGCGCCGAACGCCTGACGGGGCCCGCCTTCGTCGCCTTCCCGCCGTCCGCCGTCGCCCTCTATCGGAGCCGCCCCGACGGCAGCCCCCGCAACCTGTGGCAGGCCGTCATCGACGGCATCGAACGCCACGGCGACCACGTCCGGGTGCACCTGCGCGGGCCCATCCCGCTGCTCGCCGACGTCACCCCGGCGGCCGCCGCCGATCTCGACCTCACCCCGGGCCGGGACGTCTGGGCCGCCGTCAAGGCCACCGAGACACACGCGTACCCGGCCTGA
- a CDS encoding MFS transporter codes for MSTTNSLPAAAHEAPRLAGRLKVVLAVLLVAQFMLAVDFSILNVALPAIGDDLGFSLADLQWVATAFALCAAGFTLFFGRIGDLIGRKRIFLGSLALLGAASLAGGLAPGPEVLIVARVAQGLATAAATPAGLALLTTSFPEGPLREKALGLNGALMSAGFTAGAVLGGVLTDLLSWRWAFFVNVPVAVAVLLVAPAVIAESRPAARPTIDLPGALSVTLGLLGVVYGLTRAGEHGWADPLALTGLLAGAVLLVVFYLVERRAAQPLVPVRVLRKRTVAWGNVLGLLAFVTETSLVYLLTLYMQKTLGFSALAAGLSFGVLGAGTVTGGVLAPKAIARTSTTAVLVGGGLLQAVFTAVLIFLGDTPASVGLLLPATFLGGVGNMLVIVGFMVTATTGLPDHEQGLATGLASMSQQVGITMGTPIMSAVATAAAGGVASAGAILHGVTTAISVNAVLVLLGVLLAAVFLRRDRAYA; via the coding sequence ATGTCCACCACGAATTCCCTACCGGCCGCCGCTCACGAGGCGCCACGCCTGGCCGGCCGCTTGAAGGTCGTCCTCGCGGTGCTGCTGGTCGCCCAGTTCATGCTGGCCGTCGACTTCTCGATCCTGAACGTGGCGCTGCCCGCGATCGGCGACGACCTCGGGTTCTCCCTCGCCGATCTGCAGTGGGTCGCCACGGCCTTCGCCCTGTGCGCTGCCGGTTTCACCCTCTTCTTCGGCCGCATCGGCGACCTGATCGGCCGCAAGCGCATCTTCCTCGGCAGCCTCGCGCTCCTGGGCGCGGCCTCGCTCGCCGGTGGGCTCGCCCCCGGCCCCGAGGTGCTCATCGTCGCCCGCGTCGCCCAGGGGCTCGCCACCGCCGCAGCCACCCCGGCCGGGCTCGCCCTGCTCACCACGTCGTTCCCGGAGGGCCCGCTGCGCGAGAAGGCACTCGGCCTGAACGGCGCGCTCATGTCCGCCGGGTTCACCGCCGGCGCGGTCCTCGGCGGCGTGCTCACCGACCTGCTGTCGTGGCGGTGGGCCTTCTTCGTCAACGTCCCCGTCGCCGTGGCCGTGCTGCTCGTCGCCCCTGCCGTCATCGCCGAGTCGCGCCCCGCCGCCCGTCCCACGATCGATCTGCCCGGCGCGCTGTCGGTCACGCTCGGGCTGCTCGGCGTCGTCTACGGCCTGACGCGGGCGGGCGAACACGGCTGGGCCGATCCCCTCGCACTCACGGGCCTCCTTGCCGGGGCCGTCCTGCTGGTCGTCTTCTACCTCGTCGAGCGCCGGGCCGCCCAGCCGCTGGTGCCGGTACGCGTCCTGCGCAAGCGCACGGTGGCCTGGGGAAACGTGCTCGGGCTGCTCGCCTTCGTCACCGAGACGTCCCTGGTCTATCTGCTCACCCTCTACATGCAGAAGACCCTCGGCTTCTCGGCCCTCGCCGCCGGGCTCTCCTTCGGCGTCCTGGGAGCCGGCACCGTGACCGGCGGCGTGCTCGCCCCGAAGGCCATCGCCCGTACGTCCACGACGGCCGTCCTGGTCGGCGGCGGGCTGCTCCAGGCCGTCTTCACCGCCGTCCTGATCTTCCTGGGTGACACGCCGGCCTCGGTGGGGCTGCTGCTGCCCGCCACCTTCCTGGGCGGCGTGGGCAACATGCTCGTCATCGTCGGCTTCATGGTCACCGCCACCACCGGCCTCCCCGACCACGAGCAGGGCCTGGCCACCGGCCTGGCGTCGATGTCCCAGCAGGTCGGCATCACCATGGGCACCCCGATCATGTCGGCGGTCGCCACCGCCGCCGCCGGGGGCGTGGCGTCCGCCGGGGCGATCCTGCACGGGGTCACGACCGCGATCAGCGTCAACGCCGTCCTCGTCCTGCTGGGCGTCCTGCTCGCCGCGGTCTTCCTGCGGCGCGACCGCGCGTACGCGTGA
- a CDS encoding TetR/AcrR family transcriptional regulator: protein MAATPPPGAVRPGGRTARVREAVLEAAADTLAEKGFDGLDLGEIARIAGVGKTTLYRRWGTPAALAADLLQDMAERSLPRSRNGDIDQDLRDNARLVLKTLTDPRQGRLFKALIAASLCNDQAAQALRRFYAVRIDEWAGCVTDAIERGELPPGTDPGRVIAAVSAPLYYALLNTGELLDEAAADRAAAAALAAARAGVLT, encoded by the coding sequence ATGGCAGCAACTCCACCGCCCGGTGCCGTCCGCCCGGGTGGACGCACTGCCCGCGTCCGCGAGGCCGTCCTCGAAGCCGCCGCCGACACCCTTGCCGAGAAGGGCTTCGACGGGCTCGACCTCGGTGAGATCGCCCGTATCGCGGGGGTCGGGAAGACCACCCTCTATCGCCGCTGGGGCACGCCCGCAGCGCTCGCCGCCGACCTCCTCCAGGACATGGCCGAGCGATCCCTGCCCCGCTCGCGCAACGGCGACATCGACCAGGACCTGCGCGACAACGCCCGCCTGGTGCTCAAGACCCTCACCGATCCCCGCCAGGGACGGCTGTTCAAGGCGCTGATCGCCGCCTCGCTCTGCAACGACCAGGCCGCGCAGGCGTTGCGCCGCTTCTACGCCGTACGCATCGACGAATGGGCCGGCTGCGTCACCGACGCGATCGAACGCGGCGAGCTGCCTCCCGGCACCGACCCTGGCCGGGTGATCGCCGCCGTCTCCGCACCCCTCTACTACGCCCTGCTCAACACCGGAGAACTACTGGACGAGGCGGCGGCCGATCGGGCCGCGGCGGCCGCCCTGGCGGCGGCCCGCGCCGGCGTCCTCACCTGA
- a CDS encoding DUF6745 domain-containing protein encodes MTALTRRYAAAEPVAGVRSTSAHDRWQEAVKIRQEWLDHGLSTQPADRRAVEHSLTAIYARISRPKPRFEWVDSPARAIPLVAGLPTLDRLYGWIRDPHPQGTPPLAGDLAMLESQLRGALSAGVSHTDPELSSMRRGKRGEPWPELPPLRALDTGVPLGVVLHQGIRTALHRSLAHGYRIPIRSALTGSSPLPACWYGQQDAAWVAYYDALHRLGLASYGPDQLEHLGHWATLVRSGGWWWPGEEVCVVVDRPEMVRVEPVPGTWHDEVRLRRGGVRYRDGWHPLLA; translated from the coding sequence GTGACCGCGCTCACGCGGCGCTATGCCGCCGCCGAACCTGTGGCCGGCGTACGGAGCACGAGCGCTCACGACCGGTGGCAGGAAGCAGTCAAGATCCGACAGGAGTGGCTGGACCACGGTCTTTCCACACAGCCGGCCGACCGGCGGGCCGTCGAACACAGCCTCACCGCCATCTACGCGAGGATCTCTCGCCCGAAGCCCCGGTTCGAATGGGTCGACTCACCGGCACGGGCGATCCCGCTCGTCGCCGGTCTGCCCACTCTCGACCGGCTCTACGGGTGGATCCGCGATCCTCATCCGCAGGGGACACCGCCACTGGCCGGCGATCTGGCCATGCTCGAATCCCAGCTGCGTGGCGCGCTCAGCGCCGGTGTCTCCCACACCGACCCTGAGCTGTCCTCGATGCGAAGGGGCAAACGGGGCGAGCCCTGGCCCGAACTGCCACCGCTGAGGGCGCTCGACACCGGCGTTCCCCTGGGTGTGGTGCTGCATCAGGGCATCCGTACGGCACTGCACCGGAGCCTCGCGCACGGATACCGCATCCCGATCCGCAGCGCCCTGACCGGCAGCAGCCCCTTACCGGCCTGCTGGTACGGGCAGCAGGACGCGGCGTGGGTCGCCTACTACGACGCCCTGCACCGGCTCGGGCTGGCCTCCTACGGGCCGGACCAACTGGAACACCTCGGCCACTGGGCCACACTGGTGCGCTCCGGCGGCTGGTGGTGGCCGGGCGAGGAGGTGTGCGTCGTCGTGGACCGGCCCGAAATGGTCCGCGTCGAACCCGTGCCCGGCACCTGGCACGACGAGGTCCGGCTGCGGCGCGGGGGTGTCCGCTATCGCGACGGCTGGCATCCGCTGCTCGCCTGA
- a CDS encoding RICIN domain-containing protein, with protein MAALIPAPSANAATSQFRGMNWAVLGDNFSTGTLVLQGLSQSDSNATVRAKANALYDYMESTMGVNTVRLPINTHTVANTTWWNSYRGAIDAATERGFKVILAYWEDGAASGGRITNLAAWNSMWSTVTNTYGSNGNVYFEPMNEPHGYSSADWRNVAANWLNTHTSAVPGRVLIGGTGFSQDLRDICNDSRFNSTLLSFHYYAFFYSAMTYDAFRSHIQTLLGNCASRAVVTEFGAPMSTGLNYADANSTDNFVRYLRAVAQVMRDNQMGGTYWPALGGKPGDIGYDWYSMYALGGSGTNLTLSVRNQSGADRIRYAWGDTIGGSTPSPSPSSPPQTEPFYRIDVRHSGKTMDVLQASTANGARVGQYPYNGNPWQQWRFEDAGGGYWRIVSRHSGKCLDVVSASTADGAELIQYTCGTGANQQFQMVANGGYFQLRARHSGKCVDVPAASTADGVILKQYSCNTGANQQWSRTPV; from the coding sequence GTGGCAGCCCTCATCCCCGCGCCGTCGGCCAACGCCGCCACCAGCCAGTTCCGAGGCATGAACTGGGCCGTGCTGGGTGACAACTTCAGCACCGGCACGCTCGTCCTGCAGGGACTGAGCCAGTCCGACAGCAACGCGACAGTGCGAGCCAAGGCCAACGCGCTCTACGACTACATGGAATCCACCATGGGGGTCAACACCGTCCGGTTGCCTATCAACACTCACACTGTGGCCAACACGACCTGGTGGAACTCCTATCGCGGCGCCATCGACGCCGCCACCGAGCGTGGATTCAAGGTCATCCTGGCCTATTGGGAGGACGGCGCGGCCTCCGGTGGCAGGATCACGAACCTCGCCGCGTGGAACTCGATGTGGTCCACCGTGACCAACACGTACGGCTCCAACGGCAACGTCTACTTCGAGCCCATGAACGAGCCGCACGGCTACTCGTCGGCGGACTGGCGCAACGTGGCAGCGAACTGGCTCAACACTCACACCTCGGCGGTGCCCGGCCGGGTGCTCATCGGCGGCACCGGATTCAGCCAGGACCTCCGGGACATCTGCAACGACAGCCGTTTCAACTCGACGCTGCTGTCCTTCCACTACTACGCCTTCTTCTACAGCGCGATGACCTACGACGCTTTCCGGAGCCACATCCAGACGCTTCTGGGCAACTGCGCCTCCCGCGCGGTCGTGACGGAATTCGGCGCGCCGATGTCCACCGGCCTCAACTACGCCGACGCGAACAGCACCGACAACTTCGTGCGCTACCTCCGCGCCGTGGCCCAGGTCATGCGTGACAACCAGATGGGCGGCACCTACTGGCCCGCCCTCGGCGGCAAGCCGGGCGACATCGGCTACGACTGGTACTCGATGTACGCCCTCGGCGGCAGTGGCACCAATCTCACCTTGAGCGTCCGCAACCAATCCGGCGCCGACCGGATCCGCTACGCCTGGGGTGACACCATCGGCGGCTCCACCCCCTCACCTTCACCCTCGTCTCCGCCGCAGACCGAACCCTTCTACCGGATCGACGTACGCCACAGCGGCAAGACCATGGACGTCCTGCAGGCGAGCACCGCCAACGGCGCGCGCGTGGGCCAGTACCCCTACAACGGCAACCCGTGGCAGCAGTGGCGGTTCGAGGACGCCGGCGGCGGCTACTGGCGCATCGTCAGCCGCCACAGCGGAAAGTGCCTTGATGTGGTGAGCGCTTCAACCGCCGACGGCGCCGAGCTCATCCAGTACACCTGTGGCACCGGCGCCAACCAGCAGTTCCAGATGGTCGCCAACGGTGGATACTTCCAGCTCCGGGCACGGCACAGCGGCAAATGCGTGGACGTACCGGCCGCATCGACGGCGGACGGCGTAATCCTCAAGCAGTATTCGTGCAACACCGGCGCCAACCAGCAGTGGTCGCGTACGCCCGTCTGA